In the genome of Populus trichocarpa isolate Nisqually-1 chromosome 6, P.trichocarpa_v4.1, whole genome shotgun sequence, one region contains:
- the LOC7484663 gene encoding nucleosome assembly protein 1;2, which produces MSNDKDNFSMADLTAAFNDEDRAGLVNALKNKLQSLTGQHSELLENLSPTVRKRVEDLREIQSEHDELEAKFFEERAALEAKYQKLYQPLYTKRYDIVNGVAEVEATNEVAMDQDGGKAGEEKGVPDFWLVAMKNNEVLAEEITERDEGALKYLKDIKWCRIEDPKGFKLEFFFDTNPYFKNSVLTKTYHMIDEDEPILEKAIGTEIEWYPGKCLTQKLLKKKPKKGSKNAKPITKTEDCESFFNFFSPPQVPDDDEDIDEDTAEELQNQMEQDYDIGSTIRDKIIPHAVSWFTGEAVQGDELGLDDGDNDDYEDIDEDDDEEEDEDDEEVEDEEDEDEDEDEGKTKKKSSAGNKKSGRTQVGDGQQGERPPECKQQ; this is translated from the exons ATGAGTAACGATAAGGATAACTTCAGCATGGCTGATCTCACCGCCG CTTTTAACGACGAGGATAGAGCTGGCCTTGTTAATGCTCttaag AATAAGCTACAGAGTTTGACTGGACAGCACTCTGAATTGCTCGAGAACCTATCTCCGACTGTTAGGAAGCGTGTTGAGGATCTCAGAGAGATCCAG AGTGAACACGATGAATTAGAGGCAAAATTCTTTGAGGAGAGAGCAGCCCTTGAAGCGAAATATCAGAAATTGTACCAACCATTGTACACTAAG CGATACGATATTGTGAATGGTGTTGCTGAAGTTGAAGCTACAAATGAAGTGGCAATGGATCAAGATGGGGGAAAGGCTGGAGAAG AGAAAGGTGTTCCTGATTTTTGGCTTGTCGCAATGAAGAACAATGAAGTGCTAGCTGAGGAG ATTACTGAGCGTGATGAAGGAGCTCTCAAGTACCTTAAAGATATTAAGTGGTGTAGGATAGAGGATCCCAAGGGATTTAAGCTTGAGTTCTTCTTTGATACTAACCCTTATTTCAAGAACTctgttttgacaaaaacataTCACATGATTGATGAAGATGAGCCCATTCTCGAGAAAGCAATAGG AACTGAGATCGAATGGTATCCAGGAAAATGCTTGACCCAGAAGCTTCTTAAGAAGAAGCCCAAGAAAGGATCCAAGAATGCCAAGCCAATTACTAAAACTGAAGACTGTGAAAGTTTTTTCAACTTCTTCAGTCCACCACAAGTTCCTGACGATGATGAAGACATAGATGAAGATACT GCTGAGGAATTGCAAAATCAGATGGAGCAAGATTATGACATTGG GTCAACCATTCGAGACAAGATCATCCCCCATGCTGTGTCATGGTTTACCGGGGAGGCTGTTCAGGGGGATGAGCTTGGACTAGATGATGGTGACAATGACGATTATGAAGATATTGATGAGGATGATGACGAGGAGGAAGATGAGGACGATGAAGaagttgaagatgaagaagatgaggatgaggatgaggatgaagGCAAGACCAAAAAGAAG TCATCTGCTGGAAACAAG AAAAGTGGAAGAACACAAGTTGGGGATGGTCAGCAGGGTGAGCGGCCTCCAGAATGCAAGCAGCAGTAA